The following proteins are encoded in a genomic region of Pseudoxanthomonas suwonensis 11-1:
- the ispE gene encoding 4-(cytidine 5'-diphospho)-2-C-methyl-D-erythritol kinase, with protein MSGWTEWPAPAKLNLFLRITGRRPDGYHELQTVFRILDWGDTIRLRVREDGQVVRHGTSAPGVAEADDLTVRAAKLLQSHVNCELGADISVEKRVPAGGGFGGGSSDAATVLRALDRLWRLGLPEDELAALGLRLGADVPVFVRGRTAWAEGVGEKLVALDLPPAWYVLADPGVHVPTATLFAAPDLTRTAAPAKIADFTAGSVLDNAFEPVLRSREPAVQAVFDALAQVGEPRLTGTGSGCFVEFPDRGSAESALARLPRGLRAWLATGVVRSPLLDALARPAEVEP; from the coding sequence GTGAGTGGATGGACCGAGTGGCCGGCCCCGGCCAAGCTGAACCTGTTCCTGCGCATCACCGGCCGTCGCCCCGACGGCTACCACGAGCTGCAGACCGTGTTCCGGATCCTCGACTGGGGCGACACCATACGCTTGCGGGTGCGCGAGGATGGGCAGGTGGTACGCCACGGCACTTCCGCGCCGGGCGTCGCCGAAGCCGATGACCTCACCGTGCGCGCCGCCAAGTTGCTGCAATCGCACGTCAATTGCGAGCTGGGTGCGGACATCTCCGTCGAAAAGCGCGTTCCTGCGGGCGGCGGGTTCGGTGGTGGCTCATCCGATGCCGCCACCGTGCTGCGCGCGCTGGACCGGCTCTGGAGACTGGGCCTGCCCGAGGACGAGCTTGCCGCCCTGGGCCTGCGCCTGGGTGCGGATGTCCCGGTATTCGTCCGCGGCCGCACCGCCTGGGCCGAGGGGGTGGGTGAGAAGCTGGTCGCGCTGGACCTCCCGCCGGCCTGGTACGTGCTCGCCGATCCCGGCGTCCACGTGCCGACCGCCACCCTGTTCGCAGCCCCGGATTTGACGCGTACTGCCGCGCCCGCGAAAATAGCCGACTTCACCGCCGGCTCCGTGCTCGACAATGCGTTCGAGCCGGTGCTGCGCAGCCGCGAGCCAGCCGTGCAGGCCGTGTTCGATGCGCTGGCCCAGGTCGGGGAGCCCAGGCTCACCGGTACCGGCAGTGGATGCTTCGTCGAGTTTCCCGACCGTGGCAGTGCCGAATCGGCGCTGGCGCGGTTGCCTCGCGGGTTGCGTGCCTGGCTC
- the lolB gene encoding lipoprotein insertase outer membrane protein LolB: protein MKTCLRLAALLPLLWLAACTTAPRIQAPAVPMAEAERQQAQRREALEALPAWSLAGRVAISTAQKGGSGRLEWSQQDGAYRVSLSAPVTRQSWSLSLDPEGRALLEGVEGGPRQGWDPSLLLREATGWEIPVHELGWWVRGLETPGAAGVEYGPDGRLQRMQASGWTIEYQEWLPPQDGFPAMPRRLQAERGTARVRLVVDGWSAP, encoded by the coding sequence ATGAAGACCTGTCTGCGCCTGGCGGCGCTGCTGCCGCTGCTCTGGCTGGCCGCCTGTACCACCGCCCCGCGCATCCAGGCCCCGGCCGTGCCCATGGCCGAAGCCGAGCGCCAGCAGGCACAGCGGCGCGAGGCCCTGGAGGCCCTGCCGGCCTGGTCGCTGGCGGGCAGGGTGGCGATCAGCACCGCGCAGAAGGGTGGCAGCGGCCGCCTGGAATGGTCGCAGCAGGACGGTGCCTACCGCGTCTCGCTGAGCGCCCCGGTCACCCGCCAGAGCTGGTCGCTGTCCCTGGATCCCGAGGGGCGTGCCCTGCTCGAGGGTGTCGAGGGCGGTCCGCGCCAGGGTTGGGACCCCTCGCTGCTGCTGCGCGAGGCCACCGGCTGGGAGATCCCGGTCCACGAACTGGGCTGGTGGGTGCGCGGCCTGGAAACCCCGGGTGCCGCCGGAGTGGAGTACGGTCCCGACGGCCGCCTGCAGCGCATGCAGGCCTCCGGCTGGACCATCGAGTACCAGGAATGGTTGCCGCCGCAGGACGGCTTCCCGGCCATGCCGCGGCGCCTGCAGGCCGAGCGCGGCACCGCCCGGGTGCGGCTGGTGGTGGACGGGTGGAGCGCTCCGTGA
- a CDS encoding tetratricopeptide repeat protein: MPPDTLAPLMAGEFALQSGQLDEAARWYLEAARAAGDDEPLAERATRIAILANDDTRAAQALRLWRARAPESPGMLAASATLALRAGKLRQAGKDLETLLEDGDPRGWRYASVALNGGRDPQATARVLDRLVKRGAIPDDLAAWQEFGRMALRLDDPKLARRIMDEVVRRFPGEPRVALLRATQLQQAGQADEARAILAQVEPQAAVDPEMRAMLAIAYETVRDLEAAARVMAQGPQDTSSYGVRASLLARAGDNRALATLYEELAEDATRPDPTRRLLLGRIAEFLERPAEALDWYRGVAGGPHRTEARMRAAVALHNLERRDEAYAEARALQDDASVADEARREAYLLEAEMRQREGDDAGELEVLGRGLAAWPDDPDLLYARGLAWERQDWIDRAEADLRRVLVTDPENVAALNALGYTLADRTDRYREALELIDRARTAEPDNAAIIDSYGWVLYRLGRNQEALVELRRAWGLMKDPEVAAHLGEVLWRMGRRADAQRYFEEARALDPDNRALRRALEQFGITLPPAEGAGEAPAKPATAPEAAR; the protein is encoded by the coding sequence ATGCCGCCGGACACCCTGGCGCCGCTGATGGCGGGCGAGTTCGCCCTGCAGTCCGGGCAGCTGGACGAGGCCGCGCGCTGGTACCTGGAGGCGGCCCGCGCCGCCGGCGATGACGAGCCTCTGGCCGAGCGCGCCACCCGTATCGCGATCCTGGCCAACGACGACACCCGCGCCGCCCAGGCCCTGCGCCTGTGGCGCGCCCGTGCGCCGGAGTCGCCGGGCATGCTCGCCGCCAGCGCCACCCTGGCCCTGCGCGCCGGCAAGCTGCGCCAGGCCGGCAAGGACCTGGAAACGCTGCTGGAGGACGGCGACCCGCGCGGCTGGCGCTATGCCTCGGTCGCACTCAATGGCGGCCGCGACCCGCAGGCCACGGCCAGGGTCCTGGACCGCCTGGTCAAGCGCGGGGCGATCCCCGACGACCTGGCCGCCTGGCAGGAGTTCGGGCGCATGGCCCTGCGCCTGGACGACCCGAAGCTGGCGCGGCGGATCATGGACGAGGTGGTGCGCCGCTTCCCGGGCGAGCCGCGGGTCGCGCTGCTGCGTGCTACCCAGCTGCAGCAGGCCGGGCAGGCCGACGAGGCCCGCGCGATCCTGGCCCAGGTCGAGCCGCAGGCGGCGGTCGATCCGGAAATGCGCGCGATGCTCGCCATCGCCTACGAGACGGTGCGCGACCTCGAGGCCGCGGCCCGGGTGATGGCCCAGGGTCCGCAGGACACCTCCAGCTACGGCGTGCGCGCCTCGCTGCTGGCGCGCGCCGGCGACAACCGGGCGCTGGCCACCCTGTACGAGGAACTGGCCGAGGACGCCACCCGCCCGGATCCGACCCGGCGCCTGCTGCTGGGCCGGATCGCCGAGTTCCTGGAGCGCCCGGCCGAGGCCCTGGACTGGTACCGCGGCGTCGCCGGCGGCCCGCACCGGACCGAGGCGCGGATGCGCGCGGCCGTGGCCCTGCACAACCTCGAGCGCCGCGACGAGGCCTATGCCGAGGCGCGCGCGCTGCAGGACGACGCTTCGGTGGCCGACGAGGCCCGCCGCGAGGCCTACCTGCTGGAGGCCGAGATGCGCCAGCGCGAGGGCGACGACGCCGGCGAGCTGGAGGTGCTCGGCCGCGGCCTGGCCGCCTGGCCGGACGATCCGGACCTGCTCTACGCCCGTGGCCTGGCCTGGGAGCGCCAGGACTGGATCGACCGCGCCGAGGCCGACCTGCGCCGGGTGCTGGTCACCGACCCGGAGAACGTGGCCGCGCTCAACGCCCTCGGCTACACCCTGGCCGACCGCACGGACCGCTACCGCGAGGCGCTGGAGCTGATCGACCGCGCCCGCACCGCCGAGCCGGACAACGCCGCCATCATCGACAGCTACGGCTGGGTGCTCTACCGCCTGGGCCGCAACCAGGAGGCGCTGGTCGAGCTGCGCCGCGCCTGGGGGCTGATGAAGGACCCGGAGGTCGCCGCCCACCTCGGCGAGGTGCTGTGGCGCATGGGCAGGCGCGCCGACGCGCAGCGCTATTTCGAGGAGGCGCGCGCGCTGGATCCGGACAACCGCGCCCTGCGCCGCGCCCTGGAGCAGTTCGGGATCACCCTGCCGCCGGCCGAAGGCGCCGGCGAGGCCCCGGCCAAGCCCGCAACCGCCCCGGAGGCTGCCCGATGA
- the hemA gene encoding glutamyl-tRNA reductase: protein MTLWLLGLNHQTAPVDLRERVAFAGDALGRALGALRALPGVAEAALLSTCNRTEVYAVAEDGQVLADWLETHGSGISAYLYRHSDADAVRHLFRVATGLDSMVLGEPQILGQVKDAWAKAREHGALGGRLDRLFQQTFSVAKRARTDTRIGVNPVSVASTAVRLAQDSFARLPDSTVLLIGAGETIELAARHLVKGGVGRLLVANRTLAHAQDLAARHGGYALPLTELDRHLAEADIVFSATAAREPVLLRSQVEAALAVRRRKPVLLFDLAVPRDIEAGVSGLDDAYLYTVDDLERAVEDNRRGRHEAAEAAEAIIDLQVSRFMETVRAGERQDSLRRLRAMGDATREEILARARQQLASGRDPDEVLQFLAHTLTNRLLHPPTAALREAALAGDTGLARAADRLFPARAPYSHPAVANLPPPRMPDDPEPAPQA, encoded by the coding sequence ATGACGCTTTGGCTCCTCGGGCTGAACCACCAGACCGCGCCGGTAGACCTGCGCGAACGGGTGGCCTTTGCCGGCGATGCGCTGGGTCGTGCGCTGGGCGCGCTGCGTGCGCTGCCCGGGGTGGCCGAGGCCGCGCTGCTGTCGACCTGCAACCGCACCGAGGTCTATGCGGTGGCCGAGGACGGCCAGGTGCTGGCCGACTGGCTCGAGACCCACGGCTCGGGGATTTCCGCCTACCTGTACCGCCACAGCGACGCCGACGCGGTGCGCCACCTGTTCCGGGTGGCGACCGGTCTTGACTCGATGGTGCTGGGCGAGCCGCAGATCCTCGGCCAGGTGAAGGACGCCTGGGCGAAGGCACGCGAGCACGGCGCCCTCGGCGGTCGCCTCGACCGCCTGTTCCAGCAGACCTTCTCGGTGGCCAAGCGCGCCCGCACCGACACCCGCATCGGCGTGAACCCGGTTTCGGTGGCCTCCACCGCCGTACGCCTGGCGCAGGACTCGTTCGCGCGGCTGCCGGATTCGACCGTGCTGCTGATCGGCGCCGGCGAGACCATCGAGCTGGCGGCCCGCCACCTGGTCAAGGGCGGCGTCGGCCGCCTGCTGGTGGCCAACCGCACCCTCGCCCACGCCCAGGACCTGGCCGCGCGCCATGGCGGCTACGCACTGCCGCTGACCGAGCTTGACCGGCACCTGGCCGAGGCCGACATCGTGTTCTCCGCCACCGCCGCGCGCGAACCGGTGCTGCTGCGCAGCCAGGTCGAGGCCGCGCTGGCGGTGCGCCGGCGCAAGCCGGTGCTGCTGTTCGACCTGGCCGTGCCGCGCGACATCGAGGCCGGCGTATCCGGCCTGGACGACGCCTACCTCTACACCGTCGACGACCTCGAACGCGCGGTGGAGGACAACCGCCGCGGCCGCCACGAGGCCGCCGAGGCGGCCGAGGCGATCATCGACCTGCAGGTGTCGCGGTTCATGGAAACCGTGCGTGCCGGCGAGCGCCAGGACAGCCTGCGCCGGCTGCGCGCCATGGGCGACGCCACCCGCGAGGAGATCCTCGCCCGTGCCCGCCAGCAGCTGGCCTCCGGCCGCGACCCGGACGAGGTCCTGCAGTTCCTCGCCCACACCCTGACCAACCGGCTGCTGCACCCGCCGACGGCCGCGCTGCGCGAGGCCGCGCTGGCCGGCGACACCGGGCTGGCGCGCGCCGCCGACCGCCTGTTCCCTGCCCGCGCCCCGTATTCGCACCCGGCGGTCGCCAACCTGCCCCCGCCCCGGATGCCCGATG